Genomic DNA from Penaeus monodon isolate SGIC_2016 chromosome 40, NSTDA_Pmon_1, whole genome shotgun sequence:
ggcagagtgaggcaggcatACTGGCGTTTCCAAAATTAACTTTGGGTTAATTAGGCAACGGTTTAattagacaaactggaggggatgcatgatggggtctaaaagtattcaattcatttttacaaaaatatttatttaaaacacgttgaaataaacaggtaaaatacatttaaacactaagATGCTGATAAGAATTAAGACAAACATTCAAAAATGCGAGTGAAaacaattcaagagataaaaaaaaaaaacgtaaagagagcacatcaccctatcaagataaagagaaaaaaggttaaaatgccaccttaccgcctatagctcgtactcttacgaccaggaacccatcacgactgcagcctcacgaccaaaatgctctcccctccctgacctggctgccccggcctatatatatacacctccccacaagtaagatgatattaagaggggaatctcgggtcaacccaggtgaaggtggcattcctctcaaaagagggcggtgtctttcccctttccgaaattaagatttttacttctttaaaaaggccatgttgtaaagcctgccataaaaagtaatgtagtttagttaaaatgacatgataaaaagaagaactccatactatatagccccagacaccataatgtgctctccaatacagatggataaaaagaaaacgtggatagaatttttaattaactaattaaaagacaagaaattatacataaaaaaaatagcaaagccgatcataaagacatctctctcccccatcttcctggacccgtatacagtcattgacggccacatgtttgcaagcggaaggggtaactcttccatTCCATTCTTCCGTCTGATGGGTCGAGATTCACTACAACAGCAGTGTATAAtttgattaagatatatattttgaagtagccacacacacatatatgtctacacatcACAGAAAAATTCATGTTCTGAATTACACTTGACCATTTTTTTGAATGATCAtgtcctaaaaaaaagaagaaaaaaaataataataacatgcatacacatacaaatatatatgtagactgaCAGAGACTAGTTAAAAGTGCCAGGCATTGCCCGGGAAGAATTTGCTTTCCAGAATAGGTACAAATGCACAATCAGTAAAGCAATAACTACAGACAGTATCATTTGGTGAAGAAATACATTTGTGGAACTAAATCGTTTTACTCAAAATATACAGAGACTACACACTCTGCTACACACCTACTTGGCGTATCCTTCCCTGTATTACTCTCCACGTCATCATTCAGCCATAGGCAAAATTAAAACCTCAGGAAACTTCGTTTTATCTGTATGCAGTATTTTTATTCAAAGATTATTTAATAAGAAGGTAGGTTTTGTTTCAACTACACCCTGCTTTAGCATCTACTCTGATGTCATCCGGCCTTTGTTATTCCTCATGTCAAGTTACCCAAGTTTTAACTCCTTTGGATCACAGGGGATTAAATAGAAAAGGAACGGGTAGCCGGCAGTGAGCTTTATTTATGAaataaatctatgtatgtatatatacgcatatacagttatacaacacacactcacacaaatatgtgtgcatattacaTGTTCATCtccatgtgtatacacatatatatctgtataaatgtaagagtgtatatatacacatttacttacaagataagcatatatgtatatgtatatattcaaaggcACATACAGTAcatttaaacacatgtatatgtgtatacatgcacacatgtatgtgtgtgtatacatacacacatgtatatgtgtgtatgtgtatttgtatagatacgtatatctatagatatacatatctatacaaagagagagatatgcgtgcatatataacgtatatctttacacacacaactctatatatgcacatacgtggtatatatacaccattatataccgtatatatttactcacacatttctatacatatgtacatgtgtatgtgtgtatacacccatatgtatgtgtatacaaatatattctatatctatatttatatctccctttataaatatatgtatatatagtgcatttttatatatatgtatatatatatatatatatatatatatatatatatatatatgtatatacagtgtatagtatatatatatatgcctgtatgtgtacatgtatacatatatatttatatatttacagacacacaaccagagaaaaaaaacatatatatttttgtatgcacacacaaaatcacTCACATATAAAGTTATccacacatatctctatatatttatttttatggaatataatgtacagaaatatatgtgtatatatacatatatacacatatacatacacaaatatgtgtatatttttcttatttatttaaaatgtgataaaaaatgcTTGTACACAAACAtgtttattttcacacacacacacagatatatatatataggaatgtgtGAATAGTAACACTTGAACAATTtaatatacacagacataaacagGTTAATTTTCTGTGATGAAATTTAAGTTGAATATCTTATTTCCtcacttttttagggggggggggttctaatgACTTtttgggtgtaaatatatatacatatatttgtacacacacactcacacacattgatatacatacatacatacaggtgtgtatgtgctttagatttgtgtgtataaatttcaGTTGATTATACGTTTTATTCGGTAACtttaactagttttttttttttttttttgagaatatagCGCAAGGAATTGCTTGATCAGTTAAAACGTAATTACCTTGACCTGAGCGTGTAGAAGAAAGCGAAGAGCAGCTATATAAGGCGGGGCTCGAAGCACAGTCGTCAGTGCGCTTCCAcatctcgctctttcttctcgcTGCATCTATACCTGTTTCTATCGATAAAGATTCTTCTGGAAGAATCTGAAATGATTTCCATTAAACCCACTTTCATATTACTAAGTAAGGAGAACgctaatgtgttatatatacatatatatataactatatatatatatatgtatatatatatatatatatatatatatatatatatatatatatatatgtgattgtgtgtgtgtttgtgtctttgtgtctgtgtgcacgtgcgtgtgtgaatgtgcgctacatatatgtatgctatcATCTTTTGCCTATATTGAGAGATATATGCTTAGATATTATGAGacatttttcatatacaaatttgatatcatcatcatcattattattattattattattattattattattattataattatcattatgttctaTCTTGCAGCTCTCATTGGAATATTCTCGGCAGAAGCAAATTACTTGCCACCTTTCACTGGAAATGGTAACGGGAATACAAATGGAAATGGAGTATATAGAAACGATAATGGAAACGGTAATGGCgtcaatggaaatggaaatggtgtATATGTTAATGGAAATGGTGTAAATGGAAATGGGGCATATGTTAATGGAAATGGTGTAAATGGAAATGGGGCATATGTTAATGGAAATGGTGTAAATGGTGTGAATGGAGCATTCAGAAGTGGAAATGGAAATAGTGTATACGTTAATGGAAATGGTGTAAATGGCAATGGAGCATATGTTAATGAAAACGGTGTAAATGTTAATGGAGTGTATGCTAATGGAAACGGTATAAACGGAGGATATCACAACGGAAATGGAGTGACCGTGTACGCCAATGGCATTGTGGATCCCTTCAGAGCTCTAGCTGATGCCATTGGCGGTGGAGGCGTCCCAGGTGTGGACTACCCCATTCTGGCCTTCGTCCCCTCCACCGGGTTCTCCTGCAACGGCCAACTTCCTGGATATTATGCTGATACTTCTCCTGAGGCTGGCTGCCAGGTAAGTGTCAACCGATGTAAAAGCAGTAATAGAGTAAGGTAGGTCTTCAACAGGTCttgtactgatatattgatagaaattaaattaacaaaaacacacacacacaaatatcactgTTATCCACTGTAAATGAACTTGATTGGTGAGTTACTGAACATAATCGCAGAATCTTTAATTTCTTTAAGAATAATCAGCAGTTACTATTGATGCATTTCAGGTGTTCCATATCTGTCAGGCAGGAGGCAGGATCGATTCGTTCCTTTGTCCCAACGGCACAGTGTTTAATCAGCAATACTTCGTGTGCGATTGGTGGTACAACTTTGACTGTTCCACGGCTGAACAGTTCTACGGTTTGAATGCTGAGATTGGCAAGGTGAATGGAAATGGATACACGAACGGCAATGGATATACcaatggtaatggaaatggtGTTATCAACGGTAACGGAAATGGCTACAGCAATGGCAATGGGAATGGAGTTACTAATGGTAACGGAAACGGATACACCAACGGCAATGGGAATGGAGTTctaaatggtaatggtaatggaaatggaTACACCAACGGTAACGGAAATGGCTACACAACGGGAACGGAGTTATCAATGGCATACACCAACGGTAACGGGAATGGTTACACCAACGGTAACGGGAATGGTTATAGTAACGGTAATGGCTACACCAAGAATGGAAATGGTATTGTCAATGGTAACGGAAATGGATATACGAATGGAAATGGTAACGGGTATagcaatggcaatggtaatggtgCTACCAACGGAAACGGTAATGGAAACGGCAATGGTAATGGGAACGGTAATGGATATTACTACGGTGCCCCTAATGGTAACGGGAATGGTAATGGTGGAGCGACAAATGGCAATGGCATTAATGGACTCTATCACACGCTGAGCTTCTAAACGATGAaccctatttcctttctttctcccgctttctgttttctttatttttttgcgaatgtagcataaaacaacaacaaaaaaacgagtaTGTTTAGAGAGCAAAATTATCTAACGTATTTGATGCCTCAGTGGTGAGGACTGTAGTCATTTGCAGGATGTTAGGccataaaaagtgaaatatttttttattgtttaagcaTATATGAACATTTATTCTGTTGAAATCAACTGCATAGTGTTTGAAATGTTCAGCATCATTCTAGCTTTTGTATGAGAATGTTTTACTTTGAATGGTATATCAAATTTGTACACGTGTGCCATAATCTTTTATATGTAATGGCTTGTATGTTTATGGTATAATagagaatatgtatattttgagaataaaatgtataaatttgcAATAAATTTGTTTGTTGTTAGATCACATTTACTAGAAAAAACggcctcatatttttttttcgacacTTCAGATGTATTATGTAGATttacacaaacgcacagacacagatacacccttatatgtatgaacacatatatatcatatatatatatatatatatatataatatatatatatatatatatatacaaatttatatggaAAGAAAATTTAGATATAAGCTCATTTTGGAATAAATAGGTCATAATAACACGAGGCAGTTACATGGTCAACTTGTGGTCGTATCATTCCCAAACAGAGGGGTTTTGGCAACAGAAACATTTTCTCAAATTCAATTTCCTGTCGAAACGAACCTTGTAATATGTGCTGTATTGTTGTTCTTTGGATTttatatttggtggtgtgtgaggTGATACGAGGGGCAATGTTGTGGGTACTAAACAATAGTCTGTCTCATTTAGAGTGATACTCTCGAGTGGTTAATATTATCCCGCAATAACAACGGAAAAATTCACATTCTGAATAGAAAGGAACATAAAAACAACATCCATATACATTGTTAGCAAATACCGATAAACAGAACATCAGACTGCGCACCTATTTGCGAAAACAGAGGTAACTCACCATAGCACACCAGTCAGCCAGATAATAATCCCAAAAAGCACTGTCCACACACGCTTAaagcttctctctgtctctatgtgcTTAATTTTATATAGTAGGTGCTTTCCGCGCTTATAGTCAACTTTTATTTCAGTAGCTAACATCTGAAGAAAGTAGAGGTCAttcaactgaaataaaaaaaataaaaaaagaatgctgAAGCGATAacggtttctttgttttgtttagttcGCTGACGAGGATTGATGATTCTTTGAGGTAAGAGGATAAAGTTTGAGGGTTGTGAGACGAGTGGATTTAGCATGCTATACTTCTGGTATTCATCATGGTGTCAGCAGCCTAAACGTAGATTCTACGTATTTTCAAATGCCTCAGCGTGGTTCCAATCTCATTATCAGTGATACAGTTACAGTGAACTtagtacttttttcttcttcttcttttataacaccacacaaaatGAATGTCTATACACACGACCATCAATTTGTATTCATAAGTTAAGATCATTGATGTCCATTTCGCGCAAAATAACTAGTAATTTAGAAGAAAAAGTATAAATGAACCAGACATATTCTTCGTTATTAGCATATAAATTccctaaataaacatacataaacacacacgcacatatatatttatgtagattgacagatagactaTGTAAAAGTTCCAGAAATAAACTGTGCAAAAAATCATTTTCCAGTACATAAACaattgcacaaaaaataaaataataagatatatattttgcagtagacacacacgcacacatatgtctACACATCGCAGAAAAAATCATGTTTTGAATTACATTTGACTATCATTTTTtgaatgatcaaaaaaaaaaaggaaaaaaaaagaaaatagactaGTTAAAAATGCCAGGCATTGCCCAGGAAGAATTTGCTTTCCAGAATAGGTATAAATGCACAATCTGTAAAGCAATCACTACAGACAGTATATCATTTGTTGAAGAAATACATTTGTGGAACTAAATCGTTTTACTCAAAGTATACAGAGACTACAAAGGTTTTGCTCCACACACTCAGCTACACACCTGTATGGCGTATCCTTCCCTGTATTACTCTCCACATCAACATTCAGCCATAGGCAAAAGTAAAACCTCAGGAAACTTGGTTTTATCTGTATACAGTATTTTTATTCAAAGTTTATTTAATAAGAAAGGCAGGTTTTGTTTCAACTACACTCTACTTTACCATCTACTCTAATGTCATCCAGGGGATTAAATAGAAAAGGAATTTAAACGGGTAGTCGGCAGTGAGGTTTatttatgagatagatatatgtatgtatatatacgcatttacagttatacacacactcacacaaatatatgtgtgcatatatatgtataaatttaagtgtatttatacacatttacttACAATAtaagcatacatgtatatgtatatattcacaggcTCATACAGTACATTTAaaccatgtatatgtgtgtatacatacacacatgtgtatgtgtatgtatatctatagatatacatatctatacagagagagagtgtgtgtgcatatataatgtatatctttacgcacacatctctctatatatgcacatacgtggTATCTATACacccatgtatatgtgtataca
This window encodes:
- the LOC119598036 gene encoding hyphally regulated cell wall protein 3-like, encoding MFYLAALIGIFSAEANYLPPFTGNGNGNTNGNGVYRNDNGNGNGVNGNGNGVYVNGNGVNGNGAYVNGNGVNGNGAYVNGNGVNGVNGAFRSGNGNSVYVNGNGVNGNGAYVNENGVNVNGVYANGNGINGGYHNGNGVTVYANGIVDPFRALADAIGGGGVPGVDYPILAFVPSTGFSCNGQLPGYYADTSPEAGCQVFHICQAGGRIDSFLCPNGTVFNQQYFVCDWWYNFDCSTAEQFYGLNAEIGKVNGNGYTNGNGYTNGNGNGVINGNGNGYSNGNGNGVTNGNGNGYTNGNGNGVLNGNGNGNGYTNGNGNGYTTGTELSMAYTNGNGNGYTNGNGNGYSNGNGYTKNGNGIVNGNGNGYTNGNGNGYSNGNGNGATNGNGNGNGNGNGNGNGYYYGAPNGNGNGNGGATNGNGINGLYHTLSF